The following are encoded together in the Arcticibacterium luteifluviistationis genome:
- a CDS encoding FAD-dependent monooxygenase, which translates to MKITIIGAGIGGLTAAIALKQKGFEIQLFEAAPEFKKVGSGINLAINAMQVYKKLGLYDTIFSAGSHTNLIKITDDNLTPLSSIDSKYFEEKYKVKSVAIHRATLHQILLNALSDTPLHLNKKVKALRQSESGIELDFEDGTSHKSSVLIAADGIHSIIRKSIFDDTSIRIAKQICWRGVTKKIELPKKYQTELNEAWGKGKRFGFVAISKNEFYWYALANYKENFQEEFQNIDLAEYYANFHPIVSEIINSTPKENILTNEISDLNPIPNWYEKNICLLGDSAHATTPNLGQGACQAIESSLVLAHCLTKHKSPEKAFKEFEERRIKKAQNVIKTSWRVGKMAHLQNSFLITVRNYVLRNTPKNITSKQSEGLFEIDILK; encoded by the coding sequence ATGAAAATCACTATAATCGGAGCTGGAATTGGTGGTTTAACAGCCGCTATTGCTTTAAAACAGAAAGGGTTCGAAATCCAATTATTTGAAGCCGCACCTGAATTCAAAAAAGTAGGCTCAGGAATAAATTTGGCTATAAACGCGATGCAGGTTTACAAAAAACTAGGATTGTACGACACCATTTTTTCTGCAGGCAGTCATACGAATTTAATAAAAATAACAGATGATAATTTAACCCCCTTATCGTCCATTGATTCAAAATATTTTGAAGAAAAATATAAAGTAAAGTCTGTGGCTATTCATAGAGCTACACTGCACCAAATTCTTTTAAATGCACTCTCTGACACTCCACTACATTTAAACAAAAAAGTAAAAGCCTTAAGACAATCAGAAAGCGGAATTGAATTAGATTTTGAAGATGGTACATCACACAAGTCAAGCGTATTGATAGCTGCCGATGGTATACATTCTATAATCCGAAAATCAATTTTCGATGATACAAGCATCCGAATCGCAAAACAAATTTGCTGGAGAGGAGTCACAAAGAAAATCGAATTACCGAAAAAGTATCAAACAGAGTTAAACGAAGCTTGGGGAAAGGGCAAACGATTTGGGTTTGTTGCCATTAGCAAAAATGAGTTTTACTGGTATGCTTTAGCTAACTACAAAGAGAATTTTCAGGAAGAGTTTCAAAATATTGATTTGGCAGAATATTATGCAAACTTTCATCCCATAGTCAGTGAAATAATAAACTCAACTCCCAAAGAAAATATCTTAACAAATGAGATTTCAGATTTGAATCCAATACCAAATTGGTACGAAAAAAACATTTGCTTACTAGGTGATTCTGCTCATGCCACTACACCCAATTTAGGACAAGGAGCTTGTCAAGCTATTGAAAGTTCATTGGTTTTAGCACACTGTTTAACTAAGCATAAATCTCCTGAAAAGGCCTTTAAGGAATTTGAGGAGAGAAGAATAAAAAAAGCCCAGAATGTAATTAAAACCAGTTGGCGAGTTGGTAAAATGGCCCACCTTCAAAACAGTTTTCTCATCACAGTAAGAAACTATGTTTTAAGAAATACACCTAAAAACATTACTTCTAAACAATCTGAAGGTCTTTTTGAAATTGACATTTTAAAATAA
- a CDS encoding gamma-glutamylcyclotransferase family protein, with product MKKYKPNEWSAFLQKNATYVGEASVEGKLYRIDFYPGLVKAEGTVYGEVYKLHEPELVLPRLDDYEDFRPDNLDDSLYLRENVEVKMLHNQKKKTSLIYYFNKSVKYYSEITSGRFSPL from the coding sequence ATGAAAAAATATAAGCCTAATGAATGGTCTGCTTTTCTTCAGAAAAATGCTACTTATGTAGGTGAAGCGAGTGTAGAAGGAAAACTATACCGTATAGACTTCTATCCTGGACTAGTTAAAGCTGAAGGAACGGTTTATGGTGAAGTTTATAAACTTCACGAGCCTGAATTAGTCTTACCTAGGTTGGACGACTATGAAGACTTTAGACCAGATAATTTGGACGACTCCCTCTACCTAAGAGAAAATGTAGAAGTTAAAATGCTACATAATCAAAAGAAGAAAACTAGCTTGATTTACTATTTCAACAAATCTGTTAAATATTATTCTGAAATTACCTCTGGAAGATTTAGCCCCTTATAA
- a CDS encoding SMP-30/gluconolactonase/LRE family protein: MKTLFKGLGVVLILFILCALYIVKSSGAFRSINPHFDGQTEVLESPAGVEDITIDQSNGQVFMAASDRRDFSKPGELYTFNVSEASPSYVSLGVAKLNPAFRAHGVSLLKKYGKTYIFAVSHESQEDFIYRFEIENDSIVNQKKFGNPDFLISPNDLVALDTATFYFTNDHGLKHGLERELKDFMLDKNGYVVLYNNGNYAKVSQDIAYPNGINVSLDGKYLYVASTTEGVLYIYENNTSGKPLKMVDSHYAETGLDNIELDADGNLLIGSHPQLLKFVSHAKKASNRSPSQVLKIVYLPDTDYKFLQEELYLDNGDPLSGSTVAAFYQSKDGKNDLFVGSVYEPKILRLHRNL; this comes from the coding sequence ATGAAAACCCTATTTAAAGGCTTAGGTGTAGTCCTAATTTTATTTATTTTATGTGCACTATACATTGTAAAATCTAGTGGTGCATTTCGCAGTATAAATCCGCATTTTGACGGTCAAACCGAAGTATTGGAAAGCCCAGCTGGTGTAGAAGATATAACAATTGACCAGTCAAATGGGCAAGTTTTTATGGCCGCTTCTGACCGAAGAGATTTTAGTAAACCAGGCGAACTCTATACCTTTAATGTTTCTGAGGCTTCGCCAAGTTACGTGTCTCTTGGTGTAGCTAAACTAAATCCGGCTTTTAGAGCTCATGGCGTTTCTCTCTTAAAGAAATACGGTAAAACTTACATTTTTGCCGTTTCGCATGAGAGTCAAGAAGACTTTATTTATCGTTTTGAAATTGAAAATGACAGCATAGTTAATCAAAAGAAATTCGGAAATCCTGATTTCTTGATAAGTCCTAATGACTTAGTGGCATTAGATACCGCCACCTTCTATTTCACAAATGACCATGGACTAAAACATGGTTTAGAAAGAGAGTTGAAAGACTTTATGCTTGACAAAAACGGTTATGTAGTCCTTTATAATAATGGTAACTATGCCAAAGTGAGTCAAGATATAGCCTATCCTAATGGCATAAATGTCTCACTTGATGGCAAATACCTATACGTAGCGAGTACCACAGAAGGTGTGTTATACATTTATGAAAATAACACTTCTGGCAAACCACTAAAAATGGTAGATAGTCATTATGCCGAAACAGGTCTTGATAATATAGAATTAGATGCTGACGGCAATTTATTAATTGGTTCGCACCCACAGCTATTAAAGTTCGTATCGCATGCAAAAAAGGCATCAAATAGAAGCCCTTCTCAGGTGTTAAAAATAGTATACTTACCAGATACAGATTATAAGTTTCTTCAAGAAGAACTGTATCTTGATAATGGCGACCCACTTTCGGGGAGCACTGTAGCCGCTTTTTATCAATCAAAAGATGGAAAAAATGATTTATTTGTAGGTTCAGTTTATGAGCCTAAAATATTAAGATTGCATCGGAATTTGTAG
- a CDS encoding NAD(P)H-binding protein, which yields MNYENINISVVMLGASGAVGTQALNHLLKEKKIANLILLGRRPIDNINEDFVHQHEINIFDSSTYEHVIKNTSAAICTLGVGEPSKVSKEDFLKIDKQAVLDFAAICKKSGVKHFELLSSVGISTTSSSFYLKTKAELVAELEKLHFERLSIFQPSMILTPTNRYGFSQAVVLKVWPKLNFILQGGLRKYRGITVEKLGIAFANNIFTKGTGVEILKYDEFNNLNEL from the coding sequence ATGAATTACGAAAACATAAACATTTCTGTAGTAATGCTTGGAGCAAGTGGTGCTGTAGGTACCCAAGCTTTGAATCATTTATTGAAGGAAAAAAAGATAGCAAACCTAATTTTATTAGGCAGGCGTCCTATTGATAATATTAATGAAGATTTTGTTCATCAACATGAAATCAACATTTTCGACAGCAGCACTTATGAACATGTTATAAAAAACACTTCCGCTGCCATTTGCACTTTAGGGGTAGGCGAACCATCAAAAGTAAGTAAAGAAGATTTTCTTAAGATAGATAAACAGGCGGTTCTAGACTTTGCAGCAATTTGCAAAAAAAGTGGTGTTAAGCACTTTGAGCTGCTATCATCGGTGGGTATAAGTACTACCTCATCCAGTTTCTATTTAAAAACCAAAGCAGAATTGGTCGCAGAATTAGAGAAACTCCATTTTGAACGCTTGAGTATTTTTCAACCATCGATGATATTAACTCCCACCAACAGGTATGGCTTTTCTCAAGCAGTTGTACTAAAAGTATGGCCTAAATTGAATTTCATTCTTCAAGGAGGTTTGCGAAAATACAGAGGTATAACCGTAGAAAAACTAGGTATAGCTTTCGCCAATAATATATTTACAAAAGGGACGGGAGTGGAAATATTAAAATATGACGAGTTCAACAATTTGAATGAGCTTTAA
- a CDS encoding DUF748 domain-containing protein — protein MKKYRKRKILIAIIALLIIFRLFLPVIVKNYLNNVLAELPGYTGAVENVDIALIRGAYVIKGMHLSVMDAGTEIPFINLPETDISVEWKSLFKGSIVSEIIMNDPEIIYIMEDQEDTEGAVQEDWTKALTDIVPLDINHFEIHSGKISLVMLSADPNIDLTMEKVELTADNLSNVIAARGTLPSTFEINANTFGEGTLSMNGNLNLLKEVPDMDISFKLENSKVTALNDLTRHYGKLDFASGMFNIYGEMAIADSYLKGYVKPFIKNSELIDSEDGFLETVWEGFIGFFKFILKNQKTDSVAMKVQFEGDLSNVETGVWSTVGSIIKNAWIKAFVNNVDNSIEFQDAFQDRKDARKTEKPN, from the coding sequence ATGAAGAAATACAGAAAGCGGAAAATTCTCATAGCTATAATCGCCTTATTAATTATTTTCAGACTCTTCTTGCCTGTTATTGTTAAGAATTACTTGAACAATGTTTTGGCTGAGCTACCTGGTTATACTGGAGCCGTAGAGAACGTAGATATTGCTCTTATAAGAGGTGCTTATGTTATAAAAGGCATGCATTTATCAGTAATGGATGCAGGTACCGAAATTCCTTTTATCAATTTACCAGAAACAGATATTTCGGTAGAATGGAAATCCTTGTTTAAGGGAAGTATTGTCAGTGAAATCATTATGAACGACCCAGAGATTATCTATATAATGGAAGACCAAGAAGATACCGAAGGTGCCGTTCAGGAAGACTGGACAAAGGCTTTGACAGATATTGTTCCGTTAGACATTAACCACTTTGAGATTCACAGTGGTAAAATAAGTCTTGTGATGCTTTCAGCGGATCCGAATATTGACTTAACAATGGAAAAAGTAGAACTGACTGCTGACAACCTAAGTAATGTAATTGCAGCTAGGGGGACACTTCCAAGTACTTTTGAAATAAACGCTAACACCTTTGGCGAAGGAACCTTATCCATGAATGGAAACCTTAATCTTCTTAAAGAGGTGCCAGATATGGATATCTCTTTTAAATTAGAAAACTCCAAGGTCACTGCACTTAATGATTTGACTCGCCATTATGGAAAGCTAGATTTTGCATCTGGTATGTTCAATATCTATGGGGAGATGGCCATAGCAGATAGTTATCTGAAAGGTTATGTAAAACCATTTATCAAAAACTCAGAGTTGATAGACTCCGAAGATGGATTCTTAGAGACAGTTTGGGAAGGTTTCATTGGCTTTTTTAAATTTATACTCAAAAACCAAAAGACAGACTCAGTGGCTATGAAAGTACAATTCGAAGGTGATTTGAGCAATGTAGAAACTGGAGTTTGGTCAACTGTAGGAAGCATCATAAAAAATGCATGGATAAAAGCCTTTGTCAATAATGTAGATAACAGTATTGAATTTCAAGATGCATTCCAAGACAGAAAAGACGCGAGAAAAACCGAAAAACCAAACTAA
- a CDS encoding helix-turn-helix domain-containing protein, protein MTSKIQKYDFKSGLPQEFEIINIAKLFAEFSEEMLVPHRADFYQILWFQDSSPTHLVDFNPIKTGTNTLLFINKGSVQIFDKNKDFKGKLILFTDDFFCKSDSDTTFLRSTILFNDLLSISQININDSPAIFGDIVKNLETELAKPNDTYQSDILRNLLHNFLLHAERERRKQNFVEIKKDVELEYAILLKDSLELNFVSHKNVGFYANQIAITPKRLNQATSKVFGKTPKELIDERVLLECKRLLVHTKESIKEISFSLGFEEPTNFIKYFRKHTTKTPVEFREEFISA, encoded by the coding sequence GTGACCTCAAAAATTCAAAAATATGACTTCAAGTCAGGACTCCCTCAAGAGTTCGAAATAATCAATATTGCCAAGCTATTTGCGGAGTTTTCGGAAGAAATGTTAGTGCCGCATCGAGCTGATTTTTACCAAATACTTTGGTTTCAAGATAGCTCACCTACCCATTTAGTCGACTTTAACCCTATAAAAACTGGAACTAACACACTCTTATTTATCAATAAAGGCAGCGTTCAGATCTTTGATAAGAATAAGGATTTTAAAGGCAAATTGATTTTGTTTACAGATGACTTCTTTTGCAAATCAGATTCTGATACTACCTTTTTAAGAAGTACTATTTTGTTTAATGACTTACTTTCTATTTCACAAATTAATATCAATGATTCGCCAGCTATTTTCGGCGATATTGTGAAGAATTTGGAAACAGAATTAGCTAAACCAAACGACACCTACCAGTCGGATATCCTACGAAACTTATTACACAATTTCCTATTACATGCTGAAAGAGAAAGAAGGAAACAGAATTTTGTTGAAATAAAAAAAGACGTTGAACTTGAATATGCTATACTCTTAAAAGACTCCCTAGAACTGAATTTTGTTAGCCATAAAAATGTAGGCTTTTATGCTAATCAAATAGCCATCACTCCAAAAAGGCTTAATCAAGCAACTTCAAAGGTTTTTGGAAAGACACCTAAGGAATTAATAGACGAAAGAGTATTGCTAGAATGTAAACGACTATTAGTACACACAAAAGAAAGTATAAAAGAAATATCTTTCTCTTTAGGGTTTGAAGAACCGACCAACTTCATTAAGTATTTCAGAAAACATACCACCAAAACTCCTGTAGAATTTAGGGAAGAATTCATTTCAGCCTAA
- a CDS encoding DUF6728 family protein, which translates to MSKIKDYLKVAPALNYFLRVFKKDKDGKFPTSTNLKLMHGINRISIVMFGICILVLIYRYFIRGY; encoded by the coding sequence ATGAGCAAGATTAAAGATTATTTAAAAGTAGCACCCGCCTTAAACTATTTCTTAAGGGTATTTAAAAAAGATAAGGACGGAAAATTTCCAACGAGCACGAATCTAAAACTGATGCATGGCATCAATAGGATTTCGATTGTGATGTTTGGTATTTGTATACTTGTACTTATCTATCGCTATTTTATTAGGGGATACTAA
- a CDS encoding TetR/AcrR family transcriptional regulator: MKNTKELILKTALELFNDEGLSKVTLRTIANKMGISQGNLNYHYKKRETVIEALYFQLVGEIDESMAKNIARTIGLESLFSMSSVLMESFYKYRFFMLDFVQIMRESDKIKTHYLQLSIMREEQFLMLFNLLIDSEIIRKEVLPNEYVLLYKRFEILGNFWISSAQTTTAKLNKKMVKEYSNILNQAIFPYLTDKGETRYFELVNS, from the coding sequence ATGAAGAATACAAAGGAGCTTATTTTGAAGACCGCTTTAGAATTATTCAATGACGAAGGCTTGTCAAAAGTAACTTTAAGAACTATTGCCAATAAAATGGGAATAAGTCAAGGTAATTTGAATTATCACTATAAAAAGCGAGAGACAGTTATAGAGGCTTTATATTTTCAATTGGTAGGGGAAATAGACGAGAGTATGGCGAAAAATATAGCTAGAACAATAGGACTAGAGTCTTTGTTTAGTATGTCTTCTGTCTTAATGGAAAGCTTTTATAAGTATCGTTTTTTTATGTTAGATTTTGTTCAGATAATGCGAGAAAGTGATAAAATTAAAACACACTATTTGCAACTCTCCATAATGAGAGAAGAGCAGTTTTTAATGTTATTTAATCTATTGATTGATAGTGAAATAATACGAAAAGAGGTTTTGCCAAACGAGTACGTCTTACTTTATAAACGATTTGAAATATTAGGTAATTTTTGGATTTCTTCCGCCCAAACAACAACAGCCAAATTGAATAAAAAGATGGTCAAAGAATATTCAAATATTTTAAATCAGGCAATTTTCCCATACCTGACAGACAAAGGGGAAACAAGGTATTTTGAACTCGTTAATTCTTAA
- a CDS encoding nuclear transport factor 2 family protein yields the protein MKQILLTATALLTISLTACNGQSVKPETEISNKDKVVALLKSIETGAQEPAAYINPNKYIQHNLGVADGLAGFGALLSQIPANSAKVNTIRAFQDGDYVFTQTDYNFFGPKIGFDIFKFEDGLIVEHWDNLQETPASLNPSGRSMVDGTTEIKDIAKTEENKKLVANFVDDILVKGDMSKLGGYFNGDNYLQHNPQIADGLSGLGSALEHMASQNIFMKFNTVHKVLGQGNFVLTISEGTFADQPTSFYDLFRVENGKIAEHWDVMETIIPESEWKNTNGKF from the coding sequence ATGAAACAGATACTCTTAACTGCAACAGCACTTTTAACAATCAGTTTAACCGCTTGCAACGGTCAATCGGTAAAACCTGAAACGGAAATTTCAAACAAAGACAAAGTAGTTGCTCTTTTAAAAAGCATAGAAACAGGAGCTCAAGAACCCGCCGCATACATTAATCCAAACAAATACATTCAGCACAACTTAGGCGTAGCTGATGGATTAGCTGGTTTCGGAGCTTTGCTTTCGCAAATTCCAGCAAACTCTGCAAAAGTGAATACAATTAGAGCTTTTCAAGATGGCGACTATGTTTTCACACAAACAGACTACAATTTTTTTGGACCAAAAATCGGTTTTGATATTTTCAAATTCGAAGATGGCTTAATTGTAGAGCACTGGGACAATTTGCAAGAAACACCTGCAAGCCTAAATCCTAGCGGAAGAAGCATGGTAGATGGAACTACTGAAATTAAAGACATTGCAAAAACAGAAGAGAACAAAAAACTTGTGGCGAACTTTGTGGACGATATCCTAGTAAAAGGTGATATGTCTAAACTAGGAGGATACTTTAATGGTGATAACTATCTTCAGCATAACCCACAAATAGCCGATGGTCTTTCAGGTTTAGGAAGTGCATTGGAACACATGGCGTCTCAAAACATCTTTATGAAATTTAACACAGTTCATAAAGTACTAGGACAAGGAAACTTTGTTTTAACCATAAGCGAAGGAACTTTTGCAGACCAACCTACCTCTTTTTATGACCTTTTCAGAGTAGAAAATGGTAAAATAGCAGAGCACTGGGACGTAATGGAAACCATTATTCCTGAGTCGGAATGGAAAAACACAAACGGTAAATTCTAA
- a CDS encoding DUF6134 family protein yields the protein MKNKVLLVVVFLGMATALQAQTLLYDITSNNNSLGQITVTKSHQNGLLKIDVISEVKVKVFVNIDLKYHLTANYKNGELLSSTVLTFVNGKQHSSSITEKTNENYSITKDGDLSKFFNDINYSGALLYWEEPKNISIVYSEIDNIEKPIKKVASGHYKLTDPKSKHSSDYFYKNGTLEKTVIQHTLMTFQLTRR from the coding sequence ATGAAAAATAAGGTTTTACTAGTTGTTGTCTTTTTAGGAATGGCAACTGCCCTGCAAGCTCAAACATTATTGTATGACATCACCTCTAACAATAACTCACTCGGCCAGATAACGGTGACAAAAAGCCACCAAAATGGCTTACTTAAAATTGACGTTATAAGTGAAGTAAAAGTTAAAGTATTTGTCAATATCGACCTCAAATACCATTTAACCGCTAATTATAAGAATGGTGAATTGCTGTCCAGTACTGTTTTAACCTTTGTAAACGGAAAACAGCACTCTTCCAGCATCACAGAAAAAACTAACGAAAATTATTCCATCACAAAAGATGGTGATTTGTCCAAGTTTTTCAATGACATCAACTATTCTGGAGCACTTTTATATTGGGAAGAGCCAAAGAATATCTCGATAGTTTATTCCGAAATCGATAACATTGAGAAACCTATAAAAAAGGTGGCATCTGGGCATTATAAACTTACCGACCCAAAGAGTAAACATTCTAGCGACTATTTCTATAAAAATGGGACATTGGAAAAAACAGTCATACAACATACATTAATGACTTTTCAGCTTACTAGAAGGTAA
- the coaBC gene encoding bifunctional phosphopantothenoylcysteine decarboxylase/phosphopantothenate--cysteine ligase CoaBC, with amino-acid sequence MELLKGKKIVLGVSGSISAYKAAFLVRLLVKAEAEVKVVMTAAAKDFISPLTLSTLSKNPVLSDFTKGDQGEWNNHVDLGIWADLVLIAPASANTIAKCAHGICDNLLVATYLSAKCPVVFAPAMDLDMYKHGSTLKNLEILKSNGNKIIEAESGELASGLVGQGRLAEPENIIEFIETLFGIDEALKNKRVLITAGPTQEAIDPVRFISNHSSGKMGYAIAKAFRNAGARVNLVSGPVNLKAPINIDLTHVKSAKEMFEATKSLFGGADIIIYVAAVADYAAKNVSDIKIKKKEGDLSIPLERTPDIAGTLGKLKKSHQIAVGFALETNDALENATQKLDKKNFDFIVLNSLQDKGAGFRYDTNKIKVVHKGGLLKEFELKSKDDVALDILNEVKEVLKNRPI; translated from the coding sequence ATGGAATTGCTAAAAGGAAAGAAAATAGTTTTAGGTGTTTCGGGTAGCATATCTGCCTATAAGGCGGCTTTTTTAGTTCGGCTTTTAGTCAAAGCTGAAGCTGAAGTAAAGGTGGTCATGACGGCTGCTGCCAAAGACTTTATATCACCATTGACACTATCCACTTTGTCAAAAAATCCTGTATTGAGTGATTTTACTAAAGGAGACCAAGGAGAATGGAATAACCATGTAGACTTAGGTATTTGGGCAGATTTAGTACTTATAGCACCTGCTTCGGCTAACACCATTGCAAAATGTGCTCATGGTATTTGTGATAATTTGTTAGTTGCTACTTATCTGTCAGCAAAGTGTCCTGTGGTCTTTGCTCCAGCCATGGATTTAGATATGTATAAGCACGGCAGTACTTTAAAAAACTTGGAAATATTAAAGTCAAATGGCAATAAAATTATAGAAGCAGAATCTGGAGAACTGGCAAGTGGGCTGGTAGGACAAGGTAGGTTAGCGGAGCCTGAAAATATTATAGAATTTATAGAAACACTATTTGGTATAGACGAAGCTTTAAAGAATAAAAGGGTATTGATTACGGCAGGTCCTACGCAGGAAGCCATTGACCCTGTTAGATTTATTAGTAATCATTCTTCTGGGAAAATGGGTTATGCCATAGCCAAAGCTTTTAGAAATGCAGGAGCAAGGGTCAATTTGGTTTCTGGACCAGTCAATCTAAAAGCTCCAATTAATATTGACCTTACGCATGTCAAATCAGCCAAAGAAATGTTTGAGGCTACAAAAAGCCTTTTCGGAGGTGCCGATATTATCATATATGTAGCTGCAGTGGCAGATTACGCGGCTAAAAATGTTTCTGACATAAAGATTAAAAAGAAAGAAGGTGACCTAAGTATTCCGCTTGAAAGAACTCCTGACATAGCGGGCACTTTAGGCAAACTCAAGAAAAGTCATCAAATAGCAGTGGGTTTTGCATTAGAAACAAACGACGCCCTAGAAAATGCTACCCAAAAGCTAGATAAGAAGAATTTTGACTTTATCGTTTTAAACTCTTTACAAGATAAGGGGGCGGGTTTTCGTTATGATACCAATAAAATAAAAGTGGTGCATAAAGGAGGCTTGTTGAAGGAATTTGAACTAAAGTCAAAAGACGATGTGGCTTTAGATATATTAAACGAGGTGAAAGAAGTACTCAAAAACAGACCGATATAA
- a CDS encoding LIC_13387 family protein, translating to MKITSLSHKIASWSLILGGIGHTTAALSNPKTAELNELLSTMKAFTTHLLGSEVNMFSFHQGFSLMMGLLLFGYGALNLLILKNNVQAQMPSNILILNIIISLVSVVLSVKYFFLIPIVLTGMAFLGFSISLVAKNYKI from the coding sequence ATGAAAATCACATCACTCAGTCATAAAATAGCTAGTTGGTCGCTAATACTAGGTGGTATAGGTCATACCACAGCAGCTTTAAGTAATCCCAAAACAGCAGAACTAAATGAGCTATTATCCACGATGAAGGCCTTCACTACTCATCTACTAGGTTCAGAAGTAAATATGTTTTCTTTTCACCAAGGTTTCAGCCTTATGATGGGATTATTACTATTTGGATATGGAGCTTTAAATCTATTAATTCTGAAAAATAATGTTCAAGCTCAAATGCCTTCCAACATTTTAATACTAAACATTATAATATCATTAGTCAGTGTAGTTTTATCTGTAAAGTATTTTTTCCTAATACCAATTGTATTAACCGGTATGGCATTCTTAGGATTTTCAATTTCTCTAGTTGCTAAAAATTACAAAATATGA
- a CDS encoding MmcQ/YjbR family DNA-binding protein translates to MDLESFRAYCLSKKGVTEELPFGPDALVFKVMGKMFALTPLDTIDMRVSLKNTPEKNLELRGDHPGIQGAFHMNKKHWSMFMMNEGVPSKVLIECTDNSYDLVVAGLTKKVKAELEGL, encoded by the coding sequence ATGGATTTAGAATCTTTCAGAGCCTATTGCTTATCTAAAAAAGGAGTTACGGAAGAGTTACCTTTTGGGCCAGATGCTCTTGTTTTTAAAGTCATGGGAAAAATGTTTGCACTTACTCCGCTTGATACTATTGACATGAGAGTGAGTCTGAAAAATACGCCAGAGAAAAACTTAGAATTAAGGGGAGATCATCCGGGTATTCAAGGTGCATTCCACATGAATAAAAAACACTGGAGCATGTTTATGATGAATGAAGGCGTTCCTTCTAAAGTCCTAATTGAATGCACCGATAATTCTTATGACTTAGTGGTGGCTGGATTAACTAAGAAGGTTAAGGCGGAGTTGGAAGGGCTTTAG
- the porD gene encoding type IX secretion system protein PorD, whose translation MLKKILLLSLISFSALSQELNARVEINYQQMKSTIQYEPSIFQEMQSQIEQFMNNTRWSNDIFNQNEKIDCSLIVTLTQSTSQNVFSGNAQFQVTRPIYGTDYKSVTFQYIDQEFSFSYQPVERQMVFNEQSFTSNITAMSAYYSLMALAVDYDSFSELGGSSYIQRLFNLATISSSGGGGWSQSQNSKRNRYFLIENLQNQQLIQFRESFYKYHRLVLDDFGREPEKGREEILKILEIIQNIVTLRPNSVLINSFFDAKAQELVNIFSEGSGDEKQKAFLLLSGLDPDKTEVYRKIIRG comes from the coding sequence ATGTTAAAAAAAATACTGTTGTTGTCATTAATTAGTTTTTCGGCTTTAAGTCAAGAACTAAATGCTCGTGTAGAGATTAATTATCAGCAGATGAAATCTACCATTCAGTATGAGCCAAGCATTTTTCAGGAAATGCAAAGCCAGATAGAGCAGTTTATGAATAACACGCGTTGGTCGAATGATATTTTTAATCAAAATGAGAAAATAGACTGCAGCCTAATTGTGACACTGACGCAATCAACTTCTCAAAATGTGTTTAGTGGAAATGCTCAATTTCAAGTGACAAGACCTATTTATGGTACAGATTATAAGTCAGTAACGTTTCAATATATAGACCAAGAGTTTAGTTTTTCCTACCAGCCAGTAGAGCGTCAGATGGTTTTTAATGAGCAAAGTTTCACTAGCAATATCACCGCCATGTCGGCTTATTATAGTTTGATGGCCTTGGCAGTAGATTATGATTCTTTTAGCGAATTAGGCGGTTCTTCATATATACAGCGTCTCTTTAATTTGGCTACTATTTCTAGTAGTGGCGGCGGTGGCTGGTCTCAGTCGCAGAACTCTAAAAGGAATCGTTATTTTTTGATAGAAAACCTTCAAAATCAGCAACTTATACAGTTTAGAGAGAGCTTTTATAAATACCACAGATTGGTGCTTGATGATTTTGGAAGGGAACCAGAAAAGGGTAGAGAAGAGATACTGAAAATATTAGAGATTATTCAAAACATAGTGACTTTACGTCCAAATTCTGTTTTGATTAACTCATTTTTTGATGCGAAAGCACAAGAACTGGTTAATATTTTTTCGGAAGGAAGCGGAGACGAAAAACAAAAGGCTTTTTTATTACTATCAGGTTTAGACCCAGACAAAACTGAAGTGTACCGTAAGATTATAAGGGGCTAA